The following coding sequences are from one Molothrus aeneus isolate 106 chromosome Z, BPBGC_Maene_1.0, whole genome shotgun sequence window:
- the LOC136569403 gene encoding endogenous retrovirus group K member 9 Gag polyprotein-like, translated as MGHNLTKEEENVLATWKVLLRNKGINTSDYALRNILLWAKSQNFGTDPHTAFSVKAWKKVGDRLWEVIRKGDKMVVDLAVTWESLFEALKEWKTEREQAEQDVDEELGLITEPDGGDEAEGASDGELEESPGAMQVTWQAAKASGKAAKASGKGARASGKAAKASGKAAKTSGQPAVASSYHTPKPLYLTPAQQLAMVPVYTTPLRQLAEISLAERQTQPSAPLLPSALVQPSAPPLLSEQFEQPARPYPPLPDSDSSSEASDESPAVTSELGQGALVSLPPKSSSLAAPWTLPPCQVTVLPRHPQEFWEFVRRKAVEEKNWDTIERLGAPRVPQENSANANGACDNPMAFPVFKAAPGAGQDDSHHVFAWRVVQDLQSKVAQYGINSSEVMQLIRVINADLLSPYDIAHLATILFQPVQCGVFQETWRRAAERTALTNMQLPQHDPRHAVGVDALLGTGPFANPDLQARWDPSILAQAQQIGMSALTKTMEMAAPKQKYVTIQQGTREPFLQFAEKLAAAIEKQVEDETLRDKLCIQLAKENANPDCRKIIDTLPGEPTLSEMVTACSKVGSVEHKMAALAAVLRPSAKCYNCGQQGHGRSQCTTVSNVVRKTTFKPSASSDVVCNRYAKLGHYAKQCRSKYHANGQLLPGNPKRSAKGRVGKQIPQQQQLPQQQMRAFPALQSYPFASNTQGQQVGPQGLIYPPLTQ; from the coding sequence ATGGGACATAATTTaactaaagaggaagaaaatgttctggctacatggaaagttttgttaagaaataagGGAATTAATACGTCAGACTATGCCCTTCGAAATATACTGCTGTGGGCTAAATCTCAGAATTTTGGCACTGATCCCCACACAGCTTTTAGTGTTAAGGCATGGAAAAAAGTCGGGGACAGACTGTGGGAAGTCATCCGAAAGGGAGATAAAATGGTTGTCGATCTAGCAGTTACTTGGGAATCGCTCTTTGAGGcattaaaggaatggaaaacagagcGAGAACAAGCAGAGCAGGATGTGGACGAAGAGTTGGGGCTGATAACAGAACCTGATGGGggggatgaggcagagggggcCTCTGATGGGGAACTTGAAGAAAGTCCGGGTGCCATGCAAGTTACCTGGCAAGCTGCCAAAGCTTCCGGGAAGGCTGCCAAAGCTTCCGGGAAAGGTGCCAGAgcttctgggaaagctgccaaggcttctgggaaagctgccaaaACTTCTGGGCAACCTGCAGTAGCATCCTCTTATCATACCCCTAAACCTCTCTATCtcacacctgcacagcagctcgCAATGGTGCCTGTATATACTACACCGCTACGCCAGTTAGCTGAAATATCTTTAGCAGAGAGACAAACCCAGCCATCTGCCCCCCTGCTTCCCTCCGCTCTAGTCCAGCCGTCCGCCCCCCCGCTCCTGTCTGAGCAGTTTGAACAACCTGCAAGGCCGTATCCTCCGTTacctgacagtgacagcagcagcgaAGCAAGTGATGAGTCGCCTGCAGTAACATCTGAGTTGGGGCAAGGAGCTCTGGTCTCTTTACCTCCAAAGAGCTCTAGCCTTGCTGCCCCATGGACTTTGCCTCCATGTCAAGTAACTGTGCTTCCTCGACACCCTcaggagttttgggaatttGTTAGGAGGAAAGCagttgaagaaaagaattgggaCACCATAGAAAGGTTAGGTGCTCCAAGAGTACCTCAGGAGAACAGTGCCAATGCAAATGGTGCTTGTGATAACCCTATGGCTTTTCCAGTctttaaagcagctcctggagcagggcaggatgacAGTCATCATGTCTTTGCCTGGAGGGTTGTGCAAGACCTCCAATCGAAAGTGGCTCAGTACGGTATTAATTCCTCAGAGGTAATGCAATTAATACGTGTGATTAATGCAGATTTGCTTTCACCTTACGACATTGCGCATCTTGCTACAATTCTATTCCAGCCAGTACAATGCGGTGTATTTCAAGAAACTTGGAGGCGCGCAGCTGAACGCACCGCTTTAACAAATATGCAGTTGCCTCAACACGATCCTCGTCATGCTGTGGGTGTTGATGCCCTACTGGGCACTGGGCCTTTTGCCAATCCAGATTTACAGGCAAGGTGGGACCCTTCGATTTTGGCACAAGCTCAACAAATTGGCATGAGTGCCTTAactaaaacaatggaaatggcagctccaaaacagaaatatgtcaCTATACAGCAAGGGACAAGAGAACCATTTTTGCAATTTGCAGAAAAACTTGCTGCAGCTATTGAGAAACAGGTAGAAGATGAAACTTTGCGAGACAAATTGTGCATACAATtggctaaagaaaatgcaaacccagATTGCAGAAAGATTATTGATACTTTACCTGGGGAACCCACCTTGTCTGAAATGGTTACTGCTTGCTCAAAAGTTGGTTCAGTCGAGCATAAAatggcagctcttgctgcagtgCTAAGACCTTCAGCAAAATGTTATAATTGTGGACAACAAGGGCATGGAAGATCACAGTGTACCACAGTGTCAAATGTTGTCCGGAAAACAACATTTAAGCCAAGTGCAAGCAGCGATGTTGTGTGCAATCGCTATGCTAAACTTGGGCACTATGCTAAACAGTGCAGGAGTAAATATCACGCAAATGGTCAGCTATTGCCGGGAAACCCAAAGAGGAGCGCGAAGGGGCGCGTGGGGAAACAAAtaccccaacaacaacaactacCACAACAGCAAATGCGggccttcccagcactgcaaagctacCCATTTGCGAGCAATACTCAGGGGCAACAAGTGGGTCCGCAGGGATTGATATACCCACCGCTGACACAGTAA